ATCCATTGCACGGCATTACGCTGGAGCAATTGCTGACCAAGTTGGTGGAACATTACGGCTGGGAAGAGCTGGGATACCGTATCCAGATCAACTGTTTCACCAGCGATCCCAGCATTAAATCGAGTTTGAAGTTCTTGCGGCGCACGCCGTGGGCACGGGCCAAAGTCGAAGCGCTCTATATCCATATGATTGAAAATGCAGCTTTGCGCGCTAAATCTCAGCCATAACGATATCTTAGCTGCGGCATTTTTAGCCGTTAGCATTTTTCAGGGGTAACGTGTTTATAGCTGTAACCCGTCGCGCGCAGTCAAGCAGATCCTGCGCCACCTAACTGCTGCAAAGTCGCTTCCAGTGCCTGACGCAATAACTCGCGATCGTGGCGGTAAGGGATATCTTTGGCTTCCAAGGGTTGCTGGATAATAATTCTGTCAGTGACCCCACTAATATCAATCCTTGGGCTAACGATGGCGGCATCAATTATCTTGCGACCAATCTTGCTTTCCATGATGGCCAGCTTTTCTTGTAATGATAATTCCGCAGCCGCCACACTGAGTTCACGGCCCAAATTACCAATATAAATCATGCTGGCGGAGCTGCGGCGTAAAGCCTGCGTCAAATCATCTAACAGCAAGAGTGGCATCAAACTGGTCAGGAAGCTCCCTGGGCCAATCAAGATCACATCTGCCTGACTGATGGCTTCAATGGCTTCTCGAGTGGCATGGACATGAGGTGAGAGCAACATTTCTTGTGGCATGTGCGCCAATTGGTCGATATTCACTTCCCCATAGACCGGATGCCCTTCGCTATCGATTGCCACTAAATCGACGGGTTGTTCGGACATAGGGATTAGCCAAGCATCTACCTTCAGCAAGCTACGCACGAGATTGATGGCTTCAATGGGGCGAATGCTGAGATGATCCAGCGCCTTAAGCATCAAATTCCCCAGATTATGGCCTGCTAACTCACCATTACCGGTAAAACGATACTCAAACATTGCGGAAGCCACACTGGGCTCTGTAATCAATTGGTTAAGGCAGTTTCGTGTATCGCCCCAAGCAATGCCGCCTTCTGAGCGGCGTATACGCCCAGTTGAACCGCCATTATCCGTTGTAGTGACAATGCCCGTTAGGCGTGAACCTAAAGAGGAGAGGGCTGACATTACTCGACCCAAGCCATGACCGCCGCCAAGTGCAACCACCCGATCGAGATCCGCTAATGTGCGATTTCGCATATTTTCCTGCCTAAAAAGTGTTACTTAGCTTTAATAGCATATACCCATCATTTTCAATCAGTCGCTGTTTCAAATTGTCGAAAGACTATCTTCTTAGCTTAGCCTTGAATCTTTTGGGTAACGCAAATGGTGCAATTGCTGCATAAGTTAACGGATTTACCGTTAAAACGCGATAAAAGCCATGATTTACGTGATTTTAAACAAGGTATTAGCGGGCAATTAATTTACTGTTAATAACGCGGTATTGTGTGTCCTAAGTCGTTGTATATAAAAATATATAGCGAAAAACTGAGATTGGCTATCCTGTCGTTTTAGCGTTAGAATCTCTGTGAAAAGTAGGGTTTTTAGCGTTTAGTCGTCTTGATGTCGGCACGTGCCTGACTTTTTTAAACCATGGTTCAGCAGCAGTCACTGACCGTCTCTGAACTTAAACTCCTAGCCTTGGTGTCTAAGTTGTCTCGTTGGATGAATAACGAACAATATGATGCCTTGGCCGTGGCTTTAAGCCACCAGGGTGCGAGGCAGAAATGCCTGCATCTCCCGTATTTGGAAAGGTGTTATGGTACAACTTACTGACGCATTTGCGCGCAAGTTCTATTATTTGCGCCTATCAATCACCGACGTGTGCAATTTTCGCTGTACCTATTGCCTGCCGGATGGTTATCGCCCTGACGGGCAAAAAAGTTTTCTGAGCCTTGATGAAATAAGCCGCGTCAGTCGCGCCTTTGCTTTGTTAGGGACGGAAAAAATCCGCCTGACGGGCGGTGAACCCTCTATGCGGCGTGATTTCACCGATATCATTGCGACAATCCGCCAAAATCCTGCGATACGCACTATTGCTGTGACCACTAATGGTTATCGCTTAGCCCGTGACGCCATGCAATGGCGAGAGGCAGGGCTAACCGCCATTAACGTGAGTGTCGACAGCCTCGACCCGCGGCAATTTCATGCCATTACTGGGCAGGATAAATTCCATCAAGTCATGCAGGGTATTGATGCCGCCTTTGAAGCCGGTTTTGACAAAATCAAAATCAATGCGGTGCTGATGCGAGATGTGAATGATCGCCAATTAAGTGCCTTCCTTCACTGGATTAAATCCCGACCGATCCAACTGCGATTCATTGAGTTGATGGAAACGGGAGAGGGCGGCAATCTATTTCGCAAACACCATGTTTCCGGTGGCGTTATCCGCCAGCAATTACTTCAGCAAGGTTGGCAACAGCAAGAACGTGCCCGCAGTGATGGCCCCGCACAGGTATTCCATCACCCTGATTACTTAGGGGAAGTGGGGCTTATCATGCCGTATGAGAAAGATTTTTGCGCCAGTTGTAACCGCTTGCGTGTCTCAGCGCTGGGGAATCTGCACTTATGCTTATTTGGCGAACAAGGCATTACGCTGCGTGACCTGCTGGGCAGTGATGATCAGCAAGATGAATTGATGATGCGAATTCAGCGCGCACTGCAAACTAAGAAGCAGACCCATTTCTTGCATGAAGGCAACAGCGGTATCACGCAGAATTTATCGTTTATTGGCGGCTAACGCCTTTTAACATCAATAACGAAAATAATGAAAATAATGACAAAACTCACCCACATCAACGCCGCTGGCGAAGCCCACATGGTCGATGTATCTGCCAAAGCAGATACCGTACGCGAAGCACGAGCGGAGGCATTTGTTGAAATGTACGCCGCGACACTGGCAATGATCATTGACGGCAGCCATCACAAAGGCGACGTTTTTGCCACCGCACGTATTGCGGGCATTCAAGCAGCTAAACGCACTTGGGAACTCATCCCATTGTGTCACCCGCTGCTACTGACCAAAGTGGAAGTGCAGTTAGAAGCTCAGCCTGAACACAATCGGGTGCGTATTGAGTCCTGCTGCCGTCTGACCGGTAAAACTGGCGTAGAAATGGAAGCCCTGACTGCGGCATCAGTCGCGGCACTGACCATCTACGATATGTGCAAAGCGGTGCAAAAAGACATGATTATTGGCCCAGTACGCCTGCTGGCAAAAAGCGGTGGGAAGTCTGGTGATTTTAAGGTGAACCCATGATCCAGATTCTATTTTTCGCTCAGGTTCGTGAACTGGTGGGAACCGATAGCCTGCAATTGGCGGCTGAGTTCCCAACCGTCGAGGCATTGCGGCAAGCGCTGTGCCAACGAGGTGATCGCTGGCAGTTGGCCCTCGAAGAGGGTAAGTTACTCACCGCGGTCAACCAATCGTTGGTGAGCGGGCAACATCCGCTGGTGGCTGGTGATGAAGTGGCCTTCTTTCCACCGGTGACGGGGGGATAATGATGGAACACACCCGTATTCACGTTGGGCCTGAAGCCTTCAATGTCGGTGATGAATATCAATGGTTATCGCAGTGTGACGAAGACGGCGCAGTCGTGACATTTACCGGTAAAGTTCGCAACCACAATCTGGGCGAAAGTGTCAGCGCACTGACACTGGAACATTACCCCGGTATGACGGAGAAAGCGCTTGGCGACATTATCGCTGAAGCGCGCGGCCGTTGGCCCCTACAGCGGGTGACGGTCATTCATCGTGTTGGGCCACTCTTCCCCGGCGATGAAATCGTCTTTGTTGGCGTCACCAGTGCGCATCGTGGCATGGCATTTGATGCCGCTGAATTTATTATGGATTACTTAAAAACGAAGGCACCTTTCTGGAAACGGGAAGCCACTGCGGAGGGTGAACGTTGGGTTGAATCACGCGATAGTGACCATGCTGCCGCCAATCGCTGGTAAATCATACGTAAACCCATGTAAAGATTAGCGCTAAATACCGATTTTTACTCCCGTATTGAGGGTGTTTCTGTGTTAATCTAAAAGAGTCGGTGGGCTGTCAGTTGATAGCCTGTTTCATTATTTATATGCATAAGGTAACTACCATGGATCGCTATCCACGCTCTAATGGTTCTATTGTCGAACGTGCCAACTCTGGCATTCAGGCATATATGGCGCAGGTATACGGCTGGATGACCTGTGGTCTGTTATTAACGGCGGTTGTCGCTTGGTACGCAGCGAATACACCTGCGATACTTAATTTTATTTTCTCCAGCCAGATTACTTTTTTCGGGCTGATCATTGTTCAGTTGGGCTTGGTATTTGTTATTTCAGGCATGGTTAATCGCCTGAGTGGTTCGATGGCAACCAGCTTGTTCATGCTCTATTCCGCATTAACGGGCTTAACACTTTCCAGCATTTTGATCATGTATACCGGCGCGTCAATTGCCAGCACCTTTATCATTTGTGCGGGGATGTTTGGTGCGATGAGCTTCTACGGCTACACCACCAAACGCGATTTGAGCGGCATGGGCAGTATGCTGTTTATGGGCCTGATCGGGATCGTATTAGCCTCGATTGTGAATATCTGGCTGAAAAGCCCTGCATTAATGTGGGCAGTGACTTATATCGGTGTGCTCGTGTTCGTTGGCTTGACTGCATACGATACCCAGAAGTTGAAGAATATGGGTGCGCAGTTGGATCCTAACGACAGAGATAGCTTCCGTAAGTATTCCATTGTTGGCGCATTGACGTTGTATCTTGATTTCATCAACTTGTTCTTGATGTTGCTGCGGATTTTCGGCAACCGTCGTTAACAAGGGTTGGCCAGTTGATGCTGGTGAAGTGAAGTTCTGATGAAGGGCACCTGCGGGTGCCCTTTTTGTTTTTGGTGTCAGGGAGCAATTAGCACGTAGATTGAGAACC
The window above is part of the Yersinia massiliensis genome. Proteins encoded here:
- a CDS encoding VF530 family DNA-binding protein; amino-acid sequence: MSDHLSKDPLHGITLEQLLTKLVEHYGWEELGYRIQINCFTSDPSIKSSLKFLRRTPWARAKVEALYIHMIENAALRAKSQP
- the yvcK gene encoding uridine diphosphate-N-acetylglucosamine-binding protein YvcK; the protein is MRNRTLADLDRVVALGGGHGLGRVMSALSSLGSRLTGIVTTTDNGGSTGRIRRSEGGIAWGDTRNCLNQLITEPSVASAMFEYRFTGNGELAGHNLGNLMLKALDHLSIRPIEAINLVRSLLKVDAWLIPMSEQPVDLVAIDSEGHPVYGEVNIDQLAHMPQEMLLSPHVHATREAIEAISQADVILIGPGSFLTSLMPLLLLDDLTQALRRSSASMIYIGNLGRELSVAAAELSLQEKLAIMESKIGRKIIDAAIVSPRIDISGVTDRIIIQQPLEAKDIPYRHDRELLRQALEATLQQLGGAGSA
- the moaA gene encoding GTP 3',8-cyclase MoaA; its protein translation is MVQLTDAFARKFYYLRLSITDVCNFRCTYCLPDGYRPDGQKSFLSLDEISRVSRAFALLGTEKIRLTGGEPSMRRDFTDIIATIRQNPAIRTIAVTTNGYRLARDAMQWREAGLTAINVSVDSLDPRQFHAITGQDKFHQVMQGIDAAFEAGFDKIKINAVLMRDVNDRQLSAFLHWIKSRPIQLRFIELMETGEGGNLFRKHHVSGGVIRQQLLQQGWQQQERARSDGPAQVFHHPDYLGEVGLIMPYEKDFCASCNRLRVSALGNLHLCLFGEQGITLRDLLGSDDQQDELMMRIQRALQTKKQTHFLHEGNSGITQNLSFIGG
- the moaC gene encoding cyclic pyranopterin monophosphate synthase MoaC, yielding MTKLTHINAAGEAHMVDVSAKADTVREARAEAFVEMYAATLAMIIDGSHHKGDVFATARIAGIQAAKRTWELIPLCHPLLLTKVEVQLEAQPEHNRVRIESCCRLTGKTGVEMEALTAASVAALTIYDMCKAVQKDMIIGPVRLLAKSGGKSGDFKVNP
- the moaD gene encoding molybdopterin synthase sulfur carrier subunit, encoding MIQILFFAQVRELVGTDSLQLAAEFPTVEALRQALCQRGDRWQLALEEGKLLTAVNQSLVSGQHPLVAGDEVAFFPPVTGG
- the moaE gene encoding molybdopterin synthase catalytic subunit MoaE; translation: MEHTRIHVGPEAFNVGDEYQWLSQCDEDGAVVTFTGKVRNHNLGESVSALTLEHYPGMTEKALGDIIAEARGRWPLQRVTVIHRVGPLFPGDEIVFVGVTSAHRGMAFDAAEFIMDYLKTKAPFWKREATAEGERWVESRDSDHAAANRW
- a CDS encoding Bax inhibitor-1/YccA family protein encodes the protein MDRYPRSNGSIVERANSGIQAYMAQVYGWMTCGLLLTAVVAWYAANTPAILNFIFSSQITFFGLIIVQLGLVFVISGMVNRLSGSMATSLFMLYSALTGLTLSSILIMYTGASIASTFIICAGMFGAMSFYGYTTKRDLSGMGSMLFMGLIGIVLASIVNIWLKSPALMWAVTYIGVLVFVGLTAYDTQKLKNMGAQLDPNDRDSFRKYSIVGALTLYLDFINLFLMLLRIFGNRR